Proteins encoded by one window of Rickettsiales bacterium:
- a CDS encoding plasmid partitioning protein RepB C-terminal domain-containing protein, translating to DKIAIALNLDVKSIIMKRNLLKGICDEAAEILKDKIVPGSVFSVLKHMKALRQVEAATLMVDANSFNATYAKAILGSTPKDQLKNPEKPKRIKGLTPEQMTRMENEMATLQREYKLIEEGYGIDVLNLTFAKGYLSNLLDNPRITRYLSKHHPNILTEFQRVTEISSLNDEAAA from the coding sequence AGACAAAATTGCGATTGCACTCAATCTTGATGTGAAAAGCATTATCATGAAGCGTAACCTTTTGAAGGGCATTTGTGATGAAGCGGCAGAAATTCTTAAAGATAAGATTGTTCCGGGTAGTGTTTTTAGTGTGCTCAAGCATATGAAGGCACTGCGTCAAGTAGAAGCCGCCACACTCATGGTCGATGCTAATAGCTTCAATGCGACTTATGCCAAAGCAATTCTCGGCAGCACACCCAAAGACCAGCTTAAGAACCCTGAGAAGCCAAAACGCATCAAAGGATTAACGCCTGAACAAATGACACGCATGGAAAATGAGATGGCTACCTTGCAGCGGGAATATAAGCTCATTGAGGAAGGGTACGGAATTGATGTGCTCAACCTTACTTTTGCTAAAGGCTATTTGAGCAACCTGTTAGATAATCCGCGTATCACGCGGTATTTGAGTAAACATCATCCAAATATCCTAACTGAGTTCCAAAGAGTCACTGAAATATCGTCGTTGAATGATG